TCTGACAATGAAGCAATCTTATGGATTCTTTTTCTAAAGAAGATAATAGGAATGGATCGATCCAACTTACCCTAATAACATCATCAATCCCTCGAGCTTCCTGCAGGAGCTTCGCACTGTTCTCCTTCAGAACACTAGCAACCAGGAAAACAGAAATCGGAACAGGACCATCGTTGTCACTAGTAGCCCCATTCTTCATATTGTCTCTCTCGTACTTGCCAAATTGGCGAATTGATTTTACTTTTTGCCTATGTCCTGGAGTTACACCAGTTGCAGCATCAATATGTTCATATGTGGAGAAGATGTCAGGATCATATTCTAGAGCCCACATCATCTGCAAACAAGTTTCAGAAGAAaatatgatcatcaattaattatctactgtagtaaaaaaatgtttttgataATATGACCGACTGCATAAAACATCAATTGTGTTGGTTAATAGATCAAATCTCTTCAGATGAATGAATAGGATGTTTAAGATTTAGTACGACATGTCAGAATGACCAGCAGTGTTTACCTCCCAAAGGTATAGTGAGTCCCCAAATGATAATTCACGCCGAAACAATACCATGAACATGCGGAATGCAAAGAGATAATCACCCCCACCAAGTGTTTCTGCATTCAGGGATCAACAGGACCAATTGCAGAATGTAACATCAGCAAATGGACGTCCAGGGTTGACTGTTACAATCTTGAGAGTTTTCATTGTGTACCTAGGTGGTCATGTAATTTTGGGTCAAGCACTTGAATGATAGACGCAAGGTGCTGAAGCTGGTTCTCCACCCCAACAGATTGCTGTGTGCATCTGAAATTTCCTCGCTTTATAATAAAAGTTACTactaaaattataagaaaaaaaccCCACATTAAAGACTTTTTGAGAAGCAGTTGTACCAGTCTACGCATTAATCTCTCAAAGCACCAAAATGCATCTGCTTCGTCGTTGAGCAGCACTATCATCGGTGAGCATAAATCACTCATTCCTGTTTAAGATTGAATAAACACCTGTCAGATTATTTGGGAACTACATAAGCATTTTTTGTGCAAGACGACAGCATTGTGCACCCCACCTTGACAATAGCCAATTTCTTTGTCGATCCAAGCATATACAGCAAGAATATCCCATAACTTCGAAAGATTTTCTTTGTTCTCATAAAACACCATGGATCGATCAGTGCGCAGCACATCAAGGCCTGCGTAACGTACACGTGGACACAAAAGTTAGGAACATTTATAAGCGCAGGCACAATGGAACAATGGCAGGCAGGAGGAACAAAAAGATTGATGTATGGACCTTACCAATTTGATGTAGCAAAAGCTTCCATTCGATAATTTGTTTATCCACCACacaattttcggacttgtccacCTCATTTTCGTTCCTGCTGCTGGATGAACTGCCTTGCATTGTGTGCTGGTCTGAAGTAGCTTCGAGCAAAACCAAAGGATCCTTAATAGGTTTTCCATCCTCAGTTATAATTGGGGCTGTGATAATTTTACCGCTACCAACATGGGAGTCCATATCTTTGCATTCTTGCTTCCATATGGCATATTGTATTCTACATAGATCGTCTGTTACAATGTTGAGGCTAAACAGACAAAAAGTTTGATGATTGCGTCCTAATTATcgcaataaaaaaatagtatgaagAACCAGGGGGGAAGGAACTGCAATTCTTATCAGTCATAATAACCAATTTTCAGTTTGCAGTAGGCATGTCAAAGAGAGTTAGCACCAATCTTCCATTTCCAAGGTGATATCGTTGTGCAAGACTGCATGCTGCAACCCTTTGCTGCACTGTGTGATCTGCATTTCAGCACTTGTTTGTCTGGCTCTTCACCAAGGAGTAGTGACTAATGACTAATGCGAGCCACAGCTGGGTTCAGTGGCAAACCAAAGGGCATGAAAGACAAAACAAGATTGCAGAAGCACAAACTAGAGCAAGGGCAGATGCAAGTGGTGGCACAGGCCCGATTTGGTTGTGCCTCCAACATGATACTTTCTATCCGTGGCAAATCATGTGCATTCAAGTATTCGACTCTTTGTAAGGAAAACCAAATTACTGAACAAATTTATAGAAAGTCGCTTACCTTCTTTTCTCCCTAATCTGCTCGCGCTCATCAAAAGTGCTCCCAGGATCAAAACAGCCAAGTAAAAACTCCCAGACCTCTCCCCTGATTGTAGGATGGACACCCTAAGAGAAATAAACAGATCATTTTGAGATATTCGTCTATACCGGGAACTATCGAGATGTTTATTATGATGGATGGGTTGTTCCACCATGGGGCCATCCCATTATTTTGGTTAGGGATGGGCGCAGGTCACTCTGTGGACATATACCATTGAGTTGCTAACCGTTCCTTGTCAAATAGGGACTAACCCATGTTCAATCACTGAAGTACGATTGAGTGAGATGATCCACCCTAGTTCAACTAAACCAACTAAAATACATTTCTTTCTAGTTCATATTGTGTATGTAGTTTACTTGTTAAACTGGAGCGCGTCAACGTTTACCCACGGGGTAACCCTGCGCTCGCGCACACCTAACTTGGATGGAATGACTCAATTCCTTGTTCCTTCTATCAAGCATGTGCAATTTGAGGGACTAACCAATTCCTTTTCCTCTAACCTTACCAAGCTGACAGTATCACATTAGATAGCCTCCCTCCCAGGAAAACACATAAAAGGTTTCCATATCACAGAAAGGACAAAGTGGCAACAagacaaaagttttttttttctttcaaagaaTGATTTAATTTACCCCTTTCTGTATCCGGTTCAGAACCGAAGCAATATCCAAACGGCCTTCACGCGTAAACGCAGCATGCCATTTCCGAACGCTCAACGTTTTCCCAACCTGAAAAATTAATTGCAGAGAGGGATAAATCAATCTACCGGCACACTCCCAGAAGGCTCAATTAATTGCTCATAATCCAACAATTAACCCTTTGAATTAGAGCGATTAACTCGCAGCGATGAAGGAAGATACATCAAAAAAGTAAATCAAAgcagtagtagtaattaatgAGGAGGAGAGATGAGGGGAATCAAGAAAAAAGGTGAGACCTTGATCTTGAACTTGGTCTCGGGGACCTTGTGGGTGCAATCCGAGCGAATCTGGTAGAACCCATCTGCAACCTCCCCTTTCCCCGCCCTTCTCagcatcctcctcttcctcttcctcttcctctaaTTGCAGCTTGGATTGCTCGATCTTGTGCTCCCTTTCtgcctccagcagcagcagcggcgacgaaTCAAGAAGCAAGAAATCGAAGAACAATCGGTGGATCAAGAAGTCAGGACTCAGGAGAAGCAAGAAAGACTCTAGCTTTGGGTCAACTGGACGGATCAGAGATTGGgcgaagaagagaagaagacgCGTTGAGGTTGGTTTGGGTTTCCGGGTGGTTCGGATTCCAGCTCCAACTTCGCTGGTGCTTCGCTGTGTGTActgtttagtttgttactaGTACTGGAGTACTACTATTCTCGGACTGTCAGATCCTGTTTGGTAACAAGGGGGAGAAAAATCCAGGGGGGTAATTTTCAGCCCCATGGTTTGGCATATCAGAGGAAAAAgcgaaacggtatattttttacaaataaaaaataatctgtgaataaaagttttatatatgtatttttaacgatctaaaaagtaaagtctaaaaaataaactacaatgaaaaaacctctaaaatcaactctaaatttatggctaaaaattcaaaattttcgctgataagtataagtataagcgaaaaaaaTGAGGCTGTTTAAAGGTGAGCAAAAGGTCTCCTAAAAACCCAATGGAAAAGTTCCATTTCATTGTTTTGGGGAGAGAGGACGGTTGCCAAACATcccaacaaaaataattatatggTAGTAACAGTTTagaacaaaactaaaaaaacataagataTTAGAATAATGTCATTGTTATACAATAACTAGAGCTCAGAGTGTCGCCTTGCCATAGTTAAATCCATCCACGGTTGGTCGAGACCACTTGCAAATCTCCACGGCTATCGCTGTGTCTTCACAATGAAAAACTCTTCCTAATATATGACCCATTATTCGTCACTGTATTACTTGCTTAATTCCATTCATTGTTACTCATATTTGTGATGGATACCACAAAGGATGTGTtgagtgaaaaagaaaatcactcGTTCTTCACGCGCACATCTCCtgaactgctaaacgatgtattttttaaaaaaaaattatattggaaagtagctttaaaatatcatataaatccACTTTTCaagattaaaattaaaataattaatactcaattaatcatgtgctaatagctCACATCGTTTTGCATATTTTCTCAATCTtctcctttcccctcctctcaaaTACACCCCGAGTTAGCATGGAAGCGGGGAGGTGAGTAAGCATGGTAGTTATTACCCTTATCCAAACCTTTGCCTTTCACTCCTTGGGTATAGGGTTTTGACCCAATAGATCGTCAAAAAATCAAGCACATATTCAAAATCCAACCTAAAAGGATTTTAATATGTGAATAAATAGCTAAATGGGCATAATTGCCGTCTCTATTAGTGCTAGGCAACCCAACCATCTTCTCTACCATGCACAACCAAACTGCCTCCTCTACAAATGTCCACCTCACCCTCATTTGTCATGGTCAGGACCTTGGTGTAAGGGGTGTCAATCACATGTTCCCACACCCaacctcaccactaaacttaccAATCACCATGTTGCATTATCATCTCGATCTAGTTATGGCTCTTGTGATGTGCACTATATCACAAAAGGGAGCAGAACTGGATTTTATGATCATGGGTGAGGTCCGGCAAGGTTAGGACGCAAATGAGAGGGTTTTTTTTACACTTGTGGGCCAACTTTTACAATTCCTAGAGGTTTATACAATCTTAGGATGATCTATTGGTCTGCAAATGGAATAACAAATCACATCCATGGCTTAGAATAGCATTGGTGTGTATATAGATACATGAAGTGAATGTTTACAAACTAGAACAATCTACAAGCACTTCTAACTTAACTAAGTAATTGTGTAGTAGCCCTCTTTAGCTGCAAGTGGCAGTGGCGGCCAAAAATAATGTCACTCTATGCCATAACATACCATCTCTATCGTTTCTGGAAGTTGAAGTACTTGATGGCATAGccaaagatgaagaagaaaacgaTGATGTAGCCAAAATGTGTGAGCACAACATATCCTAGGAAACTATGCCGCATCCCTAGGTTGTCCTCCAAGAATTGCTTCACTACCGTAGGGCTCCCACCGGGAACCGAAAGAACATCACCATTTTTACCAAACTGTGATGCCACAACACCATAGATGGTCCATGACACGGGGTTTGCCCAGTAGTACCACCTCCACCAAATCGGTATCAACTGCATCAACACACACCAAGTCGATAAGAGAacatagctaagctagctacttATCAATGCATAACTGTGAGAAATTAAAACACTTTCTAGCTTACCGGCCTAACAACGAGGAACCCAGCAAAAAGATTCCAGAGAGGAAGTACAAAGGATATGAGGATGTTTGCAAGCATTGCAGATGGGGTGCATGCCACCAACATCATCCCAAACAATGTGAAGTAGTTGAAACTTGCTACAATAAAGAACATGAAATAGAAGAATTTGTCGGCTTTCCAGTCATATCCAATCATTGCATAGATGATAATAGTGTATAGAATCCCCTGTAAGATGTTGTAGATGACCTCCACGCATGCCTGCACGAATTGACTCTAaattaaaaatcatgttgtacCTTCCACACcctcttcattttttttggttggtatGCAACCTTTACATTCTCAAACTCATTTAATATATTATTGCTTCATAAAATATTATGAGGTTCccagtaaaaaatatattatgaggtttatattgtaattttttaattttattttcccttttattttgaTCTGAACCGCAATTATTTATAACTATCTTCGATTAAAAAATGAGGAGACATTTTGATGAGCTCTTAGTTTACAAATGACCAATATTATACTAGTTTATTGGCGATGCCATTATGCTCGTTATATCAATATCTATTGCTCATGTTCTCTCCAAACTCTTTCCGATGCTTCTTCAATAAGTCAAAGCATAGGAGTAGTAGATATCCCATTTATTTGGAGCATAGTTAGTGCAACCAAAACAATCACATTTCACTCAATGCAGCTAACAACAGTCAACATGTTAATTTCACACATTACCTGAGCA
The nucleotide sequence above comes from Oryza glaberrima chromosome 11, OglaRS2, whole genome shotgun sequence. Encoded proteins:
- the LOC127755612 gene encoding rab GTPase-activating protein 22-like isoform X1; amino-acid sequence: MLRRAGKGEVADGFYQIRSDCTHKVPETKFKIKVGKTLSVRKWHAAFTREGRLDIASVLNRIQKGGVHPTIRGEVWEFLLGCFDPGSTFDEREQIREKRRIQYAIWKQECKDMDSHVGSGKIITAPIITEDGKPIKDPLVLLEATSDQHTMQGSSSSSRNENEVDKSENCVVDKQIIEWKLLLHQIGLDVLRTDRSMVFYENKENLSKLWDILAVYAWIDKEIGYCQGMSDLCSPMIVLLNDEADAFWCFERLMRRLRGNFRCTQQSVGVENQLQHLASIIQVLDPKLHDHLETLGGGDYLFAFRMFMVLFRRELSFGDSLYLWEMMWALEYDPDIFSTYEHIDAATGVTPGHRQKVKSIRQFGKYERDNMKNGATSDNDGPVPISVFLVASVLKENSAKLLQEARGIDDVIRILNDVNGNLDAKKACAVALKLHRKYLKKIQGKKP
- the LOC127755612 gene encoding GTPase-activating protein GYP7-like isoform X2, encoding MSASRLGRKEDDLCRIQYAIWKQECKDMDSHVGSGKIITAPIITEDGKPIKDPLVLLEATSDQHTMQGSSSSSRNENEVDKSENCVVDKQIIEWKLLLHQIGLDVLRTDRSMVFYENKENLSKLWDILAVYAWIDKEIGYCQGMSDLCSPMIVLLNDEADAFWCFERLMRRLRGNFRCTQQSVGVENQLQHLASIIQVLDPKLHDHLETLGGGDYLFAFRMFMVLFRRELSFGDSLYLWEMMWALEYDPDIFSTYEHIDAATGVTPGHRQKVKSIRQFGKYERDNMKNGATSDNDGPVPISVFLVASVLKENSAKLLQEARGIDDVIRILNDVNGNLDAKKACAVALKLHRKYLKKIQGKKP